One Mycolicibacterium crocinum DNA window includes the following coding sequences:
- the hemW gene encoding radical SAM family heme chaperone HemW, which yields MSVRPAPTALPELALTPGTAFGIYVHVPFCATRCGYCDFNTYTAGELGGASPQGWLTALRTELELTAGLLGEVDVDTVFVGGGTPSLLGGAGLTEVLNAIRDNFTLAADAEVTTEANPESTSPDFFDQIRAAGYTRVSLGMQSTAPRVLAVLDRTHSPGRALQAAAEATAAGFEHLNIDLIYGTPGESDDDLLRSVDAALSAGVDHVSAYALVVEDGTALARRVRRGEIAAPDDDVLAHRYELLDRRLSAAGLAWYEVSNWSRPGGECRHNIGYWNGGQWWGAGPGAHGFVGDTRWWNVKHPNAYAEQLADGRLPVADFERLDAHARHIENVLLGIRLSGGLPVSALTDSERLRAGVAVAEGLLIRAGDRFVLTDRGRLLADAVVRDVLDD from the coding sequence ATGTCGGTCCGTCCTGCACCGACCGCCCTACCGGAACTCGCCCTGACGCCCGGCACGGCGTTCGGCATTTACGTCCATGTTCCGTTCTGCGCTACCCGCTGCGGGTACTGCGACTTCAACACCTATACCGCCGGTGAGCTGGGAGGCGCCTCCCCGCAGGGTTGGCTGACGGCACTGCGCACCGAGCTGGAACTGACCGCCGGACTGCTGGGCGAGGTGGACGTCGACACGGTCTTCGTCGGCGGCGGCACTCCGTCGCTGCTCGGCGGTGCCGGCCTGACCGAGGTGCTGAACGCGATCCGGGACAACTTCACGCTTGCCGCCGACGCGGAGGTCACCACCGAAGCCAACCCGGAATCGACGTCCCCGGACTTCTTCGACCAGATCCGTGCCGCGGGCTACACCCGGGTGTCGCTGGGCATGCAGTCAACCGCGCCCCGCGTGCTGGCGGTCCTGGACCGGACCCATTCGCCGGGGCGGGCGCTGCAGGCGGCGGCCGAGGCGACCGCCGCCGGCTTCGAGCACCTCAACATCGATCTCATCTACGGCACGCCGGGAGAGTCCGACGACGATCTGCTGCGTTCCGTCGATGCCGCGCTGTCCGCCGGCGTCGACCACGTCTCGGCCTACGCTTTGGTTGTCGAGGACGGCACCGCGCTGGCCCGTCGGGTGCGCCGCGGCGAGATCGCCGCGCCGGATGACGATGTGCTCGCCCACCGCTACGAATTACTCGACCGGCGGCTGTCGGCGGCGGGGTTGGCGTGGTACGAGGTGTCCAACTGGAGTCGTCCCGGCGGTGAGTGCCGGCACAACATCGGCTATTGGAACGGTGGCCAGTGGTGGGGTGCGGGACCCGGCGCTCACGGGTTCGTCGGCGACACGCGGTGGTGGAACGTCAAGCATCCCAACGCTTATGCCGAGCAGCTCGCCGACGGCCGATTGCCGGTGGCCGATTTCGAGCGTCTCGACGCCCATGCCCGCCATATCGAGAACGTGCTGTTGGGGATTCGGTTGAGTGGTGGGCTACCGGTTTCGGCGTTGACAGACTCCGAACGGCTGCGCGCCGGTGTTGCGGTGGCCGAGGGGTTGTTGATCCGAGCCGGTGATCGGTTCGTGCTCACCGATCGCGGCCGGCTGCTGGCCGACGCCGTGGTGCGAGACGTGCTCGACGACTAG
- a CDS encoding sirohydrochlorin chelatase: MRAPRFVSLILTAHGSADPRSAVTTYAVADHVRALRPELDVRVAFCEKHSPKLSDVLRTLDGPAVVTPLLLTSAYHARVDIPAMIADAGADVVQADTLGEDPRLLKVMRERLAEHQIHQFERGLGVLVVAVGSSHAAANARTAALADTLGRGTRWSGVQVAYATGPNPSVQDGIELLRARGARRIVVAPWFIAPGRITDRVAAIADGAGLSMVAPLGAHRLVAETLLDRFDHAVAARLAA, from the coding sequence ATGCGGGCTCCACGTTTCGTGAGCCTGATCCTCACCGCACACGGCAGTGCCGATCCGCGTTCAGCGGTCACCACATACGCGGTGGCCGACCATGTCCGCGCACTGAGACCCGAGCTCGATGTGCGAGTGGCGTTCTGCGAGAAGCACTCTCCCAAGCTGAGTGACGTTCTGCGCACGCTCGACGGCCCTGCCGTCGTTACGCCTCTGCTGCTGACCAGCGCGTATCACGCTCGTGTCGACATCCCGGCGATGATCGCCGATGCCGGCGCCGATGTGGTGCAGGCCGACACGCTCGGCGAGGATCCGCGCCTGCTGAAAGTCATGCGGGAACGCTTGGCGGAGCACCAGATTCACCAGTTCGAGCGCGGACTCGGGGTGCTGGTGGTGGCCGTCGGCTCGTCACATGCCGCCGCCAACGCGCGCACCGCCGCGCTGGCCGACACGTTGGGCCGCGGCACCCGGTGGTCCGGAGTGCAGGTCGCCTACGCCACCGGACCGAATCCGTCGGTGCAGGACGGCATCGAGCTGCTGCGCGCACGCGGAGCACGGCGGATTGTCGTGGCGCCGTGGTTCATCGCACCGGGGCGCATCACCGACCGAGTGGCCGCAATCGCCGATGGGGCAGGGCTTTCCATGGTCGCACCGCTGGGCGCGCATCGGCTGGTGGCCGAGACGCTGCTCGACCGATTCGACCACGCGGTCGCGGCCAGGCTTGCCGCCTAG
- a CDS encoding nitrite/sulfite reductase, which produces MSQPTKAPKTRSEGQWALGEREPLNPNEQFKKDDDALNVRARILDTYSKQGFDSIDKTDLRGRMRWMGLYTQREQGYDGTFTGDENADLLEAKYFMMRVRCDGGALSAAALRTIGEISTEFARDTADISDRENVQYHWIRIEDVPQIWERLAAVGLQTTEACGDCPRVVLGGPLNGESVDEVLDPSWAVDEIVRRYVGNPSFSNLPRKYKTAISGLQDVAHEVNDIAFIGVNHPEHGPGLDIWVGGGLSTNPMLARRLGAWVPLDEVPEVWEAVTSAFRDYGYRRLRSKARLKFLIKDWGVEKFRQVVEDEYLGRKLIDGPAPEPLKHPIDHVGIQKQKNGLNAVGVAPIAGRVTGTILTKIANLAEAAGSDRIRLTPYQKLVVLDVADDKLDELVAGLDALGLPSRPSSWRKNLMACTGIEYCKLSFAETRNRAQVLVPELEQRLEDLNSTLDVPVTVNINGCPNSCARIQVADIGFKGQMVDDGDGNSVEGFQVHLGGSLGLDSGFGRKLRQHKVTSAELGDYIERVVRNFVKQRNDGERFAQWAIRAEEEELR; this is translated from the coding sequence ATGAGTCAGCCGACCAAGGCGCCCAAGACTCGCAGCGAAGGCCAGTGGGCCCTCGGTGAGCGCGAACCGCTCAATCCCAACGAGCAGTTCAAGAAGGATGACGACGCACTCAACGTGCGGGCGCGCATCCTCGACACGTACTCCAAGCAGGGCTTCGACAGCATCGACAAGACCGATCTTCGCGGCCGGATGCGCTGGATGGGTCTCTACACCCAGCGCGAGCAGGGCTACGACGGCACGTTCACCGGCGACGAGAACGCCGACCTGCTGGAGGCCAAGTACTTCATGATGCGGGTGCGCTGCGACGGCGGCGCGCTCTCGGCCGCCGCGCTGCGCACGATCGGCGAGATCTCCACCGAGTTCGCCCGCGACACCGCCGACATCTCCGACCGCGAGAACGTCCAGTACCACTGGATCCGGATCGAGGATGTGCCGCAGATCTGGGAGCGCCTCGCCGCGGTCGGGCTGCAGACCACCGAGGCGTGCGGCGACTGCCCGCGCGTGGTGTTGGGCGGCCCCCTCAACGGTGAGTCCGTCGACGAAGTGCTGGACCCGTCGTGGGCGGTCGACGAGATCGTGCGCCGCTACGTCGGCAACCCGTCGTTCTCCAACCTGCCGCGCAAGTACAAGACCGCGATCTCGGGTCTGCAGGATGTCGCTCACGAGGTCAACGACATCGCATTCATCGGGGTGAACCACCCCGAGCACGGACCGGGCCTCGACATCTGGGTCGGCGGCGGGCTGTCCACCAACCCGATGCTCGCCCGGCGCCTCGGCGCGTGGGTGCCGCTCGACGAGGTGCCCGAGGTGTGGGAGGCCGTCACGTCGGCGTTCCGCGACTACGGCTACCGCCGGCTGCGCAGCAAGGCGCGGCTGAAGTTCCTCATCAAGGACTGGGGCGTCGAGAAATTCCGGCAGGTCGTCGAGGACGAGTACCTGGGTCGCAAGCTGATCGACGGTCCCGCGCCGGAACCGCTGAAGCACCCGATCGACCACGTCGGTATCCAGAAGCAGAAGAACGGGCTCAACGCCGTCGGCGTCGCCCCGATCGCGGGCCGGGTGACCGGCACGATCCTGACCAAGATCGCGAACCTCGCCGAGGCCGCGGGCTCCGACCGGATCCGGTTGACGCCGTATCAGAAGCTGGTCGTCCTCGACGTGGCCGATGACAAGTTGGACGAGTTGGTCGCCGGCCTCGATGCGCTGGGTCTGCCGTCACGGCCGTCGTCGTGGCGCAAGAACCTGATGGCCTGCACCGGCATCGAGTACTGCAAGCTGTCCTTCGCCGAGACCCGCAACCGTGCTCAGGTGCTGGTGCCCGAGCTCGAGCAGCGCCTGGAGGATCTCAACTCCACTCTCGACGTGCCGGTCACCGTCAACATCAACGGCTGCCCGAACTCGTGTGCCCGTATCCAGGTCGCCGACATCGGTTTCAAGGGCCAGATGGTCGACGACGGTGACGGCAACTCGGTCGAGGGTTTCCAGGTTCACCTGGGCGGCAGCCTTGGCCTGGACAGCGGATTCGGCCGCAAATTGCGCCAGCACAAGGTCACCAGCGCGGAACTCGGCGACTACATCGAGCGGGTGGTGCGCAACTTCGTGAAACAAAGAAACGACGGAGAGCGTTTCGCCCAGTGGGCTATCCGGGCAGAGGAAGAAGAGTTGCGATGA
- a CDS encoding phosphoadenylyl-sulfate reductase translates to MSIGVYRVTEAELRELAAQGAAELANASAVELLEWTDKHFGGEYVVASNMQDAVLVDMAAKVRPGVDVLFLDTGYHFAETIGTRDAVEAVYDVHVVNVTPERTVAEQDQLLGKDLFASNPTECCRVRKVEPLSKALRGYTAWVTGIRRVEAPTRANAPLISFDEGFKLVKINPLAAWSDEEMDAYIQANGVLVNPLVEEGYPSIGCAPCTAKPLEGADPRSGRWQGLAKTECGLHVS, encoded by the coding sequence ATGAGTATTGGGGTGTATCGAGTGACCGAGGCCGAGCTGCGCGAGCTGGCGGCACAGGGCGCTGCCGAGCTGGCCAATGCCAGTGCTGTCGAACTGCTGGAGTGGACCGACAAGCATTTCGGCGGTGAATACGTCGTGGCCTCCAACATGCAGGACGCCGTGCTGGTCGACATGGCCGCCAAGGTGCGCCCTGGTGTGGACGTGCTGTTCCTCGACACCGGCTACCACTTCGCCGAGACCATCGGCACCCGCGACGCGGTCGAGGCGGTCTACGACGTCCACGTCGTGAACGTGACCCCCGAGCGCACGGTGGCCGAGCAGGACCAGCTGCTGGGTAAGGATTTGTTCGCCAGCAACCCGACGGAATGCTGCCGGGTACGCAAGGTGGAGCCGCTGAGCAAGGCGCTGCGGGGCTACACCGCCTGGGTCACCGGCATTCGCCGTGTCGAGGCACCGACGCGCGCCAACGCGCCGCTGATCAGCTTCGACGAAGGCTTCAAGCTGGTGAAGATCAACCCGCTGGCGGCGTGGAGCGACGAGGAGATGGACGCCTACATCCAGGCCAACGGCGTGCTGGTGAATCCGCTTGTCGAGGAAGGCTATCCGTCGATCGGCTGCGCGCCGTGCACGGCCAAGCCGCTCGAAGGCGCCGACCCGCGCAGCGGACGCTGGCAGGGGCTGGCCAAGACAGAATGCGGGCTCCACGTTTCGTGA
- a CDS encoding sulfate/molybdate ABC transporter ATP-binding protein produces the protein MTNAITVQGANKRYGDFAALDNVDFVVPAGSLTALLGPSGSGKSTLLRAIAGLDQPDTGTITINGRDVTNVPPQRRGIGFVFQHYAAFKHLTVRDNVAFGLKIRKKSKAEVKAKVDDLLEVVGLAGFQTRYPNQLSGGQRQRMALARALAVDPEVLLLDEPFGALDAKVRDDLRAWLRRLHDEVHVTTVLVTHDQAEALDVADRIAVLNKGRIEQIGSPTDVYDSPANAFVMSFLGTVSALNGILVRPHDIRVGRNPEMAIAAGDGTAESTGVTRATIDRVVYLGFEVRVELTSATNGAPFTAQITRGDAEALGLKEGDTVYVRATRVPPIAGEVQVAAS, from the coding sequence ATGACCAATGCCATCACTGTCCAGGGCGCCAACAAGCGCTACGGTGACTTCGCCGCCCTCGACAACGTCGACTTCGTGGTGCCGGCCGGCTCGTTGACCGCACTGCTCGGTCCCAGCGGCTCGGGGAAGTCGACGCTACTGCGCGCCATCGCCGGCCTGGACCAGCCCGACACCGGGACCATCACCATCAACGGGCGCGATGTCACCAACGTGCCCCCGCAGCGGCGCGGTATCGGCTTCGTGTTCCAGCACTACGCCGCGTTCAAACACCTGACGGTGCGCGACAACGTCGCGTTCGGGCTCAAGATTCGGAAGAAGTCCAAGGCCGAGGTCAAGGCGAAGGTCGACGATCTGCTGGAGGTCGTCGGGTTGGCCGGCTTCCAAACCCGTTATCCCAACCAGCTTTCCGGAGGGCAGCGCCAGCGGATGGCGTTGGCACGCGCACTGGCCGTCGATCCGGAAGTGCTGCTGCTCGACGAGCCGTTTGGTGCGCTGGACGCCAAGGTGCGCGACGATCTGCGGGCCTGGCTGCGACGGCTCCACGACGAGGTGCATGTCACGACGGTTCTCGTCACCCACGATCAGGCCGAGGCGTTGGACGTCGCCGACCGAATCGCGGTGCTCAACAAGGGCCGCATCGAGCAGATCGGTTCGCCCACCGATGTCTACGACAGCCCGGCCAACGCGTTCGTGATGTCGTTCCTGGGCACAGTCTCGGCGCTCAACGGAATCCTGGTGCGCCCGCACGACATTCGGGTCGGCCGCAATCCCGAGATGGCCATCGCCGCGGGCGACGGCACCGCAGAGTCGACCGGGGTGACCCGAGCGACCATCGACCGGGTCGTCTATCTGGGCTTCGAAGTGCGGGTCGAACTGACCAGCGCCACCAACGGCGCGCCGTTCACCGCGCAGATCACCCGCGGTGATGCAGAGGCGCTGGGGCTGAAAGAGGGCGACACCGTCTATGTGCGGGCCACCCGCGTGCCGCCGATCGCCGGCGAAGTTCAGGTCGCCGCCAGCTAG